The nucleotide sequence CAGCTCCGCTTCCGGCGTCAACGCAGGAATTCAGAATGAATCGATTGGAGCTGGAGTCACGTCGCCCTGAGAGACCGATCCTATGTCTGCATGCGCGCGCTGGCGAGGCGGGAAATTTGCCAGAACGCGTGAACCTTCCCGGATAAGCGACGACTAAGCGCCCGCTTCCGCAGGTTCGCCTGGGTCGTTCGCGTCGAAAGCCTGCTACCGTCCGGTAACGGGGGACTAACTGTTCGCTCCCTTCAGGGGATTCGAACCGTTGGTCGGCAATGTGGAAGTCTCCCAAGAGCGTTTTGGGTTCACAATCGCATGCAATCACTTCGCGAGCACCAGAAGCGAATATCCACCCAAAAGCCGGACGGTAAGATCCTGGTGCACAGAGAAGGCTGCCTTTCGAGGCAATTTCAAGCAACGGTCGAGGACCGACAGGTTGGGCAGCTCGATACCGCATGGCGTATAAAAGTAATCGACGATCTCGTAGCCGCTGTCTCGCAGCGTCGCAAGGGCGGTATCTTTCATGAAGTAATGGAGATGTCCGACGCGATTGCGGCCATTCACGATCGGCCACTTCAGAAGAGTCCAAAGTACGGACATGTCGAGAGGAATGTGGAAAACCTTGTAGGTTGCTCTCGGCTTCAACTTTCTTAGGAAGCTGAAATAGTCTTCCACGTGTTCGAATACGTCGATCGCTAGGACGACATCGAAATGTTCGGCGTCTTCGGCCAGAAGATCGGTTAGAGAGAACTGGACGTTGGATGCGCGCTTGGATGCGCATAACGCGAATGCATCGGGTGAAATCTCATAACCCTTGAATCTCGTTGTTGGCGACATCTCGCGCGCCATGGACGTCAATATACCTCCCGCGCCGCATCCAATTTCACAGATTGTCGAAGGTTTGAGCCTGTTTGCCTCGAGCAATCTGACGATCTGCCGCGCCTTCCAAGGGGAGTCCTCTTCGTGCCAGCTAGGGTTATTAGCTAGGTAAGAGCCATCCCTATAGATTACTTCGCTCATGCAGCATGTTTCCGGTCAAATGGTTCGATGAAATTCCGATTGATAGAAAGGCGAAAGGTTGCAGCCACGCCAGCTCATTGGTCAAGTGCAACTAAATAATAGGGTTGACGTCTCGCGATTGCTCCGCTGAAGCCGTTGAACGGCCGTCGCCCAAATCCACCGAGCAAGTTGATGACCGGCCGCGCAACGTCCCCAGCGCCCGGGCTCCCAGGGCACCGAAGAGCGACCTATTGCGTTCCGATAAGACCAACCGGTCCGATTTTGCAGCGCCAACATCGAATAAAGGTAATCCGATAGTCAGCGACGCCAGCCAAGACCGCGCTCCTTCGGAGGCAGTCCGCTGCCTTCAAGGAAGTGCAACGTGGGAGTCTCAAAATCAGCTAAGGGTCCAAAAGCGGACTTGCCCGACACAACATCCGTTCACCAATATTATGACTTCGCTTTAAGTAGCCAACCAAAGACAGTCGTAAGTCGTGATCAACATTGATATCCTTGGTGAATGGCGAATTCGAGAATGCTCGGTATTCTCCGAGTTGTGAGTCTACTTTGCGTATGCATCGTGGGTGCTGCTCTCGTTGTAGCCCCGTTCGAGCTTGCCGCCTATCCCGCGCTGAAAGCCGTAGGATGCAGCTGGACTACCGCACAGCAAAGCTTCACCTGCCCAGATGATCGGGTCGGTCATGTCATTTCGACCGTACTCAACTTGCCAATGCGGTTCTCTGAAGCGAGAGAGTTTGCGTTTGTGATCAATGCGCCGGCTGGTCGAGGATTCGCGGTTTACCTATTTGGCGCGATCTTCGTTCTCGCACTGATTTATCCTTTGCTGGCACTTTTTGCACGGAAAGGCAGTCGGCAGAGCAGCTAACGTCTGCTTCGGGCCAAATTCAGACACGCACTCTCATTCAGAGCCCGAACTGTACGAGGTGGCCAGGGAGGTGAAATGGCTCCATTTCTGAATTTGATAGCCTTCTTTGCGACCAGCCCCCTCGATTGTGATCTGAGCAGTTCAAACGGCAGTCAGCTTGAGGTCGCACGCTGTCGTTCACAACGAAGCAGCGCGTCGTTCGCCACGAACTCCCAAGCGGACGTTCATGAGCCGCCTCTCCTCTTACGCCGCCTTCAACACCGGCGCTGGCGGCTGCGACGGCCTGATCAGCGCGAACGCCACTTGCACGATGCCGCCAGCCAAGCCCAACGCCACGCCGATGCGCCAGGCCGTCCTGCAGGAACCAGACGCGTCGTAACCCGCACGTCGATCTCGTCAGAACTGATTAACCAACAAACCTTTACGGCGGTATCGATCTTTGAGCTTCGATTATAGGTTGTACAACGGCAGATAAAGAGCCGGCGATCATTGGCGCAAGTGTTCGACAATCTCACGCAGGAGATCCGGCCCGGCAACGATCTGCACGAAAACGACAGACTTTGAGGCGCGCATGATCTCGCACTGGATAGCCGTGATTGCGTTGTTCCTGATCGTCGCCGGCGGAATGGCGCTGGCATGGCCGCGTCGGAAAAAGGCGTCCGGCCTTGGGGCAGATATTGATGGCCCAGGCCCTTCGATAGATGCCGGAAGCGACCATCATTCCGGCGGCGATGGACTTTCGGCAGGTGACTAGCTCAGCGCGGGCGCGAACTGTCCAAGCGGACGTTCTTTCCCTCCCCGCCCTACGCCGCCTTCAGCACCGGCGCCGGCGGCTGCGACGGCCTGATCAGCGCGAACGCCACTTGCACGATGCCGCCGGCAAGTCCGAGCGCCACGCCGATGCGCCAGGCCATGGTGTAGGAGCCGAGCGCGTCATAGAGCACCCCGCCTCCATAGGCGCCGAGGAAGCTGCCGATCTGGTGGCTCATGAAGGCGAGGCCCTGGATCATCGCCTGCCAGCGCAGGCCGAACATCTCGGCGACCGCGCCCGCGACCAGCGGGCCGACGCCCATCCAGAGGAAGCCCATGATGGCGCCGAACAGCAGCGTCGAGAACGGCGTCGCCGGCAGCATGAAGTACCAGGCGAGTGCGAGCGAGCGCAGGATGTAGATGGCGCCCAGCAGCGCCAGCTTGTTCCAGCGCTGGCCGGCCCAGCCGAAGAACAGCGAGCCCAGCACGTTGAAGCCGCCGATCATGCCGAGCGTCTGCGCGCTCAGCATCGGATCGAGGCCGCAGATCGCAAGATAGGACGGCAGATGCGTGGTCAGGAACACGAGCTGCATGCCGCAGACGAGATAGGCGCAGGTCATCACCACGAAGGACGCGTTGCCGAACGCGGTCCTCGCCGCGATCGCGGCGGTGGCATCGCCGATGTCGTCGGCGGCGGGCTTGGGCAGCGGGATTCTGTCGACGCGGCCCGCATACCAGGCCGCGGGGATCATCAGCACCGACATGATGACGAAGCCGGCCAAGCCGACGCGCCAGCCAAAACCCTCGTTGAGCATCTGCCCGATCGGCGCCGACAGCAGCGCGCCGAGCGAGCCTGCGCCGGAGACGATGCCGAGCACGGTGGAGCGCACGGTTTCGGGCACCGCGCGCGCCGCCACCGACATCGCGATCGCCGCCGCCGTGCAGGCCAGCGAGGTCCCGATCAGCACGCCGGCGCCGATCATGATGCTGACGAGCCCGTTCGCCGTCGCCATCAGCACAAGGCCCGCGATGTACATCAGCGAGCCCACGATCATGATGGGCCGGAAGCCGTAGCGCACCGTCATCGCGCCCGCGAGCGGCTGGAGAAAGCCCCAGGCGAGGTTCTGCACGGCAAGGGCCAGCGTGAAATCCGAGATCGAGATGTGGATGTCGTGGGTCAGCGGCTGCATGAAGATGCCGAGGCTCTGCCGCAGCCCCATGCTCAGCGTCAGCATGATCGAGGCGCCGATCAGGATGGGCAATGTCGGACGCAGGACCTGCAACAGGGGCATTTTTTGTCTCCCTCGGGGGCGCGGCGCAACAGCCGTCGTCTGCGATTGCCATTGATTTTAGTTACACAGACCTGTGTACTTAGGCTATGAATGGGCGGTGCTGTCAAGCGAACAGGATGCACGCTACCGCATGGCTCCCCCGCCCGCCCCACAGACGATGAAAGAGCGGATCCTTCAGACCGCCGACAAGCTGTTCTATCTGCAAGGCATTCGCGCCATCGGCGTCGACACCATCGCGGCCGAGATCGGCATCTCCAAGCGCACGCTCTACAACCACTTCCCGTCCAAGGACGCGCTGATCGCGGCCTATCTGGAGCGCCGCTTCGTCCATGCACGCCCCTCCGACAGGCCGCCGGCCGAGCAGATTCTCGCCACCTTCGATTCGCTCGAGCGGCGGTTTGCGGCAAAAGATTTTCGCGGCTGCCCGTTCGTGAATGCGGTCGCCGAGCTTGGCCCGACTGACCGTGCCGTGAAGAAGATCGCAATCGCCTTCAAGGAAAGCCGCCGCATCTGGTTTCGCGACCGGCTGAGCGAACTCGGCGTTGCGGAGGCGGATGCGCTCGCGACGCAGCTCGTGCTGCTGGTCGACGGCTCCATCGCCCAGGATCTCGTCCGCGACGATCCCGCGATGGCGCGGGCCGCGAAGGAGGCTGCGATCGTGCTGCTGCGGAATGCGGGGGTGGATGTGGGGGATGGCGCGCCGAAGCCGGTGAAGGGCCGCAAACGCGCGCCGCAATAACCGGGGCCGCCGTACCACGTTGTTCGCGGGCGCTGTCGAATTTCGCTACGGCGCAGCCTTTGCGGAGGTCTCTGCGCTGTGACTGCGGAGCAACAGATCGGCCAGACGTTTCGCTCCAGCGCATCAAAATTTGGCTACGACGCATTCGGCAGCCCGCGCCTGGAATTTCTTGTCCTCAAACCGCAGTTCCCGCGTTAAACAGACAAGGTCATTTCGTTGTGCATGCGGCCCCGCAATCGAGAGGGCCGAACGAGCGAGGTCAGGATGAACCGAATTAGTTTCACCTCGGACCAGCTTCCTGCGCACCTCGGCGACGCGGCGCGGTTCGCGCACTGGCATGAGCAATTCGAGGCGCTCACTTGCTGCGTCGACTATTCGCGCTTCGAGGACTGCGCCTTTCGCGCTCGATTTCAATTTGCGCAATTTTCCGATCTGCGCGTTGCGTTGTTCGACGGAACGCTGAAACGGTTTTCCCGCTCCGCAAGCGCCATTGCACGCGGCCCTGATGATGATTTTTGTCTGTTGCTCAATCGCGGGACGGCCCCGCTACAACTGTCACAGTTTGGCCGGGAGGCGACGGCCGGAGCCGGTGGCGCGTTCGTCGGGACCAACGGCGCGGCCGCCGAGATGATGGTCGCGGCACCAGGCGAATGGGCGACGGTGACGATCGCCCGCGACCGTCTGCTGCAGCTCGTTCCCCGTGCCGACGACCTGATGGCAAGGCCGCTCGATCCCGGCCAACCGGCACTGCGTCATCTCAAGCGCTATTTGGAGAGCGTGCTCGATCCAGACGAGATCGGGACCGATCCGGATCTGGACCGGCACATCGGCACCACCGTGCTGGATATTGTCGCGCTGGCGTTGGGCGCCGGCCGCGATGCCGCCGAAATTGCCACCCTGCGGGGCCTGCGCGCGGCGCGGCTGCACGAGATTCTTGCCGAGATCCGCGCGAGTTTCACGAATCCGGCATTCTCGCCGCGTTGCCTTGCGCAAAAGATCGGACTGTCGCCCCGCTACATTCAGGCTCTCCTGCATGAGACCGGAACGAGCTTCACCGAGCGCGTGCTGGAATTGCGGCTCCAAAAGGCAAGAACGGCGCTCATGTCGCGCCACCACGGCCGGCTCAAGGTGAGCGAGATCGCCTACGCCTGCGGTTTCAACGACATCTCATATTTCAACCAGGCCTTTCGGCGCCGCTTTGGCGCCTCACCAAGCCAGTTCCGCGGATCAGCATGATGTCGTGGCGGCGGCTCGGCGCGGCGTCCGGTGATGCAAATTGTGGGATGATCGCAAGATCCGCCTGTTTTGCCCGACGAGTCAAACGCCTGTCCGCGCAAGCCGTTTTGCCACCCGCGTAAGCCATTGATTTAGCTGGCGTCGGCTACTGTGCATGGGGTTGTTTTCGCAGTTTTGTGCGAACGGCCTCACGCCGCCTGCGACACCACGCGATTGCGGCCGTCGTGCTTGGCACGATACAGCGCCGTGTCGGCGCGCTTGAGCACGTCGGCGACCGCCTCGCCCTTCTGCTCGAGCGTGGTCAGGCCGATCGAGATCGTGACCTCGATGCGCTTGCTTCCCTTGTGAACGGCAAACGGCTCGCCCGCGATCGAGCGGCGCAGGCGCTCGGCGACCATGCCGGCGACGTGCAGATCGGTCTCCGGCATCACGATGACGAACTCCTCGCCGCCGTAGCGGCAGGCAAGGTCGATGCCGCGGATCGACTTGCGCACGCGCACGGCGAACTCGCGCAAGACGTCGTCGCCGGCGTCGTGGCCGTAATTGTCGTTGATCGACTTGAAGTAGTCGATGTCCAAAATCATCAGCGCGAGCGGCTTGCCGCGGGTCGAGGCCTGCTCGGCCAGCGTCGCCAGATGACTCTCCATGTAGCGGCGATTGTGCAGGCCGGTGAGCGCATCGGTGATCGCCATCTCGATCGAGTTCTGCACGTTGTCGCGCAGATGATCGGTGTAGCGGCGGCGGCGGATCTGGGTGCGGGCGCGTGCCAGCAGCTCGGTCTTGTCGATGGGGCGCAGCAGATAGTCGTTGACGCCGATCTCGAGCCCACGAAGAAGCCGGGTCGAATTCTCGGGGTCCGCGATCGCCAGGATCGGCACATGGCGCGTGCGCTCCAGCGAGCGCGCCTGGCTGCAGAGCCGCAGGCCGTCGAAATTGTTGAGGTCGAGCGAGACGATCAGCAAATCGTAATTGCCCTCGGCAGCGTGGAACAGCGCTTCCGTCGGGTTCGGCTCGACGTCGATGGTGTGCTCGGCGGCGAGGATCGTCGCGAGCCGCTCATAGGAGGACTGGCGGTCGTCGACCAGCAGGATGCGGCCGCCCTTGCCGGTGTCGGCGACAGCGCTGCGCTCGGGCGCCTGCATGCCGATCTCGAGCGAGGTGATGGCGCGCATGCGCAGCTCATCGGTCATCATCTTCAGCCGCGTCAGCGAGCGCACCCGCGCGATCAGCACGACGTCGGAGACGGGCTTTGTGAGGAAATCGTCGGCGCCGGCTTCCAGCCCGCGGTTGCGGTCGGAGGGGCTGTCGAGCGCGGTGACCATCACGACGGGAATGTGGTGCGTGGCCGGGTCGGTCTTGAGGCGGCGGCAGACCTCGAAGCCGTCCATGTCGGGCATCATCACGTCGAGCAGGATGATGTCGCATTCGGCGCGGGCGCAGATCGCCAGCGCCTCGGTGCCGTTCGAGGCGGTCATCACGTCGAAATATTCGGCGGACAGGCGGGCTTCGAGCAGCTTGACGTTGGCAGGAACGTCATCGACGACCAGGATACGCGCGGACACTGTGAACTCACTTCCTATCCGATAAAACGCCGGACCGTCTCGATGAATTTGCCGACCGAGATCGGCTTGGACAAATAGGCTTCGCAGCCGCCCTCGCGGATGCGCTCTTCGTCGCCCTTCATCGCGAACGCCGTGACTGCGACGACGGGAATGGCGCGCAGCTCCGGATCGTCCTTGATCCAGCGCGTCACCTCGAGGCCGGAGACCTGCGGCAATTGGATATCCATCAGCACGAGGTCGGGCCGCATCTTGCGAACGAGGTCGAGCGCCTCATATCCGTTGCTGGTGCCCGAGGTCTGGTAGCCGTGCGCCTCCAACAGGTCGCGGAAGAGCTTCATGTTGAGCTCGTTGTCTTCCACGATCAGGACGGTCTTAGCCATCCCGCCCTCCTGATGGTCCGATGGACCGATGCATGTGACGCCTCAGGCGCCGCTCGGCGGCGCTTCGAAAACTGGATTCAAACTAGCCTCAGATTCGCTTGAGTTTCGTTAAACCCGAGGGCCGACTTTCTGCGATGTGGTTTCCAGTTGCTTGTCCAGGGTCGCAAATCTCTGGGTCACAAGACTCAAGCCGAAGACTCGGGCATGATGACTCCAAAGTAGACACCGAAAGTTAACGGAAAGGCAAACCGGCCGCGTGAAAAAGCCTGTTCACAACCCCCGCGAAGTCGCTGAAATCGTTGCGATTCAGGCACTGTCCTTCGTCGCGAGCGAGCCGGAGCGGCTGGGCCTGTTCCTGGCCGAGACAGGCGTCGGCCCCGAGACCCTGCGCAACGCCGCCTCGGACCCGAATTTCCTCCTCAGCGTGCTCGATTTCGTGATGCGCGATGACGCGACCGTGAAGGCCTTTGCCGCGACCGCCGAGCTGCACCCGACCAACGTTGCTGCGGCGCGGCAGGTCCTGGGCGACGCGCTCGGCGACCCCAATTGGGAGCGCGACGTGCCGTGACCACCCCCGACCCGGCCGGGCCCCGCTGCTTCTGCCGGGATTGTTCGGCCGACCTGGATGTTGACGTGCAGAAGCCGGGCGTGCGGCGCTGTTCCGCGTGCGGTTCCCCCCGCCTCATCCGCCACCGCGCGCTTGCGGGCCTGACCATCGCCCATATCGACTGCGACGCCTTCTATGCGACGGTCGAGAAGCGCGACAATCCTGACATCGCCGACAAGCCGGTCATCATCGGCGGGGGCAAGCGCGGCGTCGTGTCGGCCGCCTGCTACATCGCGCGCACCTATGGCGTCCGCTCGGCGATGCCGATGTTCAAGGCGCTGGAAGCCTGCCCGCATGCGATGGTGATTCCGCCCGACATGGCGAAGTACGTCCGGGTCGGCCGCGAGGTACGGCAAGCCATGCAGGCGCTGACGCCGCTGGTCGAGCCGCTCTCGATCGACGAGGCCTTCCTCGATCTCTCCGGCACCGAGCGCGTCCACGGCATGATCCCGGCCAAGGTACTGGCGCGCTTTGCCCGCGAGGTCGAGCGCGACATCGGCATCTCCGTCTCGGTCGGCCTGTCCTGCAACAAGTTCCTGGCCAAGATCGCCTCCGACCTCGACAAGCCGCGCGGCTTTGCCGCGCTCGACCAGGAGGAAGCACGCACGATGCTGGCCGAGAAGCCGGTCGGCTTCATTTTCGGCGTCGGGCCGGCCACACAGGAGCGCCTCGTGCAGCGCGGCTTCCGCATCATCGCCGACCTGCAAAAGGCCGACGAGATCGAGATGATGCGGCAGTTTCCGAGCGACGGCCGCAGGCTGTGGCGGCTCGCCCGCGGCATCGACGATCGCCGCGTCGAGCCTGATCGGGGCGCCAAGACGATTTCCAGCGAAACCACCTTCGAGACCGACATCCGCGATTTCGCGACGCTGGAGAAGATACTCTGGCGGCTGTGCGAGAAGACGTCGTCGCGCCTCAAGAGCAGCGAGCTCGCCGGCTGCACCGTCACACTGAAGCTGAAGACCGCCGATTTCCGCCAGCGCACCCGCTCGCAATCGATCGCCGCCCCGACGCAGCTCGCCGCAAAAATCTTCTCGATCTGCCGCGAGATGCTGGCGAAAGAGATCGACGGCACCGCCTTCCGCCTGATGGGCGCCGGCGTCAGCGCGCTGCGTGAAGGCTCGCCCGCCGACGACACCGACATGCTCGACCGCCGCGCGGCGCATGCCGAACGCGCGGTGGACAGCCTGCGCAAGAAGTTCGGCAATGCCGCGGTGATCCGCGGCATTGCGTATGAGGGACCGGAGAAGGCGCAGGAGTGATGGCCGCCGAACGCGACCTCGACGCGTTGCTGAGAGACATGAAGCCGGAGCTGCAGGCCGGCATCTTCGTGTTTTGCACGATGCCGCCAAACGCCCCCATTCCCGCAGCACTCAATCCGCTGCTTGCGTTTCGCGAGCAGGAAGGCACGACGCTGGTGATGCTGCGCGAAGAAGCCGAAGCGGCGGGACTGCGCTACGCATTCCCCTCGCGCCTGATCACCCTGACGGCTCACTCCGCACTCGATGCGGTGGGTTTTCTTGCGGCCGTCACCACGCATCTGGCTGAATGCGGCATCAGCGTGAACGCCGTTTCAGCCTTCCACCACGACCATCTCTTCGTACCCTCCGACCGGGTCGAAGATGCGATGGCCGCTCTCCAGGATATGGCAGAGACCAGCTTGGACTAATCCGTCGCTCCCGCAGCGCGCGAGCACATTGGAAGCAGCTTGTCGCGCGTCAGGGGTGCGAGCTTCACGGATCCAGGGGCATTCGGGTCCAGCCAGAGAATTTCTTCGATCTCCGCGCCGGGACGGACAGAACGCGCGACGGCGACACGAAAGATGTCCGCATCGACCAGCCGGCCCGGCTCGTGCGCAGCAGGCGCGGTGTATCGTCCGACATAGCTCATCTCGTCCGGATCGACCTCGATCCCAAGCTCTTCGGACAATTCCCGCCTCAGCGCGGCCTGCGGATGCTCGCCGGGCTCGATCTTGCCGCCCGGCTGCATAAAGCTCTCGGTGGCCCGTTTCCTGACGAGCAGAACGCGTCCATCGCTCCTGCTCATCAGCGCTGCCGCAATCCGAATTGAATCCTGCGACGTCATTCCCACCCCTCAATCCGCAACCGCGATCGCCTCAATCTCGATCAGCCACTCCGGCGCGGCGAGCGCGGAAACGCCGACGAGCGTCGAGGCCGGCGGCTCCATGCCTTCGAAGAAGGCCGAGCGGGCCTTGCCGATGATCGGGCGCAGCTCCGGCTTGTAGCCGACCACGAAGGTCGTGATCTTCACGATGTTGGCGTAGGTGGCGCCGGCCGCCTTCAGCGCATGGCCGAGATTCTGCATCACCTGCGTCGTCTGCGCGGCGAGATCACCCTCGCCGACGATCCGCCCCTCCTCGTCGGTCGAGACCTGCCCCGAGATGTAGATGGTGCGCGCGCCCGTGGCGGTGACGACATGCGAATAAGCGGGATTGTGATGCAGGCCGCTGGGGCGGAGATGGTCGAGCTTGGTCATGGGCTGGCTCCCGGAGTTTGTGATTGGGGGCAGCGTAGCGGGAGAGCGCGCTAAGAGCTAGATGCGACGAGCACCCCTCATGCTCCGTCATCTTGAGGTGCTCGCGCAGCGAGCCTCGAAGGATGCGCGGCCGAGGTGCTGCGGCCGGGCCGTCGCCCTACGGCGACTCAGGGTGACGGTGAGAGATTAGTCGCCCTCAATTACAGGGCTTGCTGTCCTTGACGTCGAATTTGCCCATCGCGCCCGAGATCACAAAATCGTTGTAATCGAGCACGAGCTGGCGCGAGACGCCGTTCTCGTAGAGCTCGAAGGCCATCGCGTAGACCGGCGTCTGCTCGCCTTCCTTCTGCTGGGCGTCGCGGTCGAAATAGCTGACGGTGACGGGCCAGCGCTTGAGCGATTTCATGTGCTCGTCAGAGGTCGTCGGGTCGGACGCGGTGGTGCGCTCGGCGGAGACCGGCTGGCCGATCACGGTCAGCGTGTTGTAGACCTTCTGGCCGTCGTCGGAGCCGTCATAGACCGAGAGCTCCAGCAACGACTTGCCGTCCCTGGCGGCCGCGATGATGCGCTGGATCTGCTCGGTCGGAAACACGATCTTGCCGTCGAGCGTAAAACTCTTCGGCGCCGGCAGCTTCAGCTTGACGTTGATGTGGTCGCCGTCGCGTTCGGCCGAACCATCGACCCGGCCGGCGTCGGCCTCGTTCATCCGCGTCTCGATCTTGAAGCGGTAGCTTTTGCCCGCAGCATCTTCCCAGGAATTGGAGCGGAGGTCGCTCAGCGTGACCTTGCCCTCGCCGCTGTCGAGCTCCGAGACCTGGCGGAATTCGGAGGTGTAACCCTCGCACGAGCTTCCGGTGAAATTGTAGAGGATGCGGCCCCGCGCGTTGTTGACCGAGTTGGAGCGCGATTTGACGAGGCTCAGATCATAGAGCGCCTGATGCGCGAGGAACGGGCCGCTGGCGGCCTCTGCCCTTGCGCCCGGACCGAAAGCAGCCGCTGCGAGCGCCATCACACCGAGCGAAGTCCGGAAAAGGTGCACCATGTCTCATCCTTGGGAGCGCACTTTGGAAGCGCAGATTCGACAGTTTAGTGACCGTTCCATTGCGTCGCAACTGAGGCCGTTTCACGTAAATTTGCGGCCTCCGCGTTGAACCTGCTGCTCTGCCACAAGAAAATGCAGCCCTCGCCGGTTGCTTGCATGTGGCGGCACGATGGGCGAAACAGGGCCCGCCCGGGTCCCCAACGGAAACACCCCGGGCGGATGATTTTTTGGACAACGAGGTCGAACATGGCGGGCACGGTCGAGCAGAAACTGGCGGAACAGGGCATCAAGCTGCACGAGGCCCCCACTCCGGTGGCCAATTACGTGCCGTTCGTGCGCACCGGTAATCTGCTGTTCGTCTCCGGCCAGGTCTGCTTCGACCCCGCGGGCAAGCTGATCGCCAAGGGCAAGCTCGGCGCCGGCGTCTCGATCGAGGACGGCGCGGCCGCCGCGCGTGGCTGCGCCGTGAACCTGCTGGCCCAGGTCAAGGCGGCGCTCGGCGACCTCGACAAGGTCGTGCGCGTGGTGCGCCTCGGCGGCTTCATCAACTCGGCGCCCGACTTCCTGGACGGGCCGAAGGTGCTCAACGGCGCCTCCGATCTGATGGTTGCCGCCTTCGGCGACAAGGGCCGCCATGCCCGCACCACGGTCGGCGTCGCCTCGCTGCCCGCAGATGCCGCGGTCGAGGTCGACGGCGTGTTCGAGGTCGCCTGACGCGCATGCGCGCTCCAGATTGGCTGACAGCCCGGCCGGTCGCCCATCGCGGCCTGCATGACATTTCCCGTGGTATCGTCGAGAACATGCCGGGCGCGGTGCAGGCTGCGATCGCAGGCAATTTCGCAATCGAGGTCGACATCCAGCTCTCCGCCGACGGCGAGGCGATGGTGCATCACGACCACGCGCTCGGCCGCCTCACCGAGGCCACCGGCGAGGTGGTCTCGAAGACCGCAGCCGAGCTGAAAGCGGTCACGTTCAAGGACACGGCCGAGCGGATGATGTCGCTGTCCGACCTCTGCACCATGGTCGCCGGCCGCGTCCCGCTGGTGATCGAAGTGAAGAGCCATTTTGGCGACGACCGCAAGCTGGTGAAGCGGATGGCCGAGGTGCTGGCGTCCTATGACGGCCCCGCCGTCGGCATGTCCTTCGATCCCGACCAGGTGCTGGCGCTACGCGAGCTGCTGCCAAACCGCCCGCGCGGCATCGTCGCGCAGCGGACCTATGAGGACGAATACTGGGCCAAGCTCACCCAGGAGCAGCGCGACAGCATGCTGTATCTGCGCCACGGCTTTCAGACCCAGCCGCACTTCGTCGCCTTCAAGGTCGACCACCTCCCGGCCCCCGCCCCCTGGATCGCCCGCAACGTCTTCGGC is from Bradyrhizobium xenonodulans and encodes:
- a CDS encoding class I SAM-dependent methyltransferase yields the protein MSEVIYRDGSYLANNPSWHEEDSPWKARQIVRLLEANRLKPSTICEIGCGAGGILTSMAREMSPTTRFKGYEISPDAFALCASKRASNVQFSLTDLLAEDAEHFDVVLAIDVFEHVEDYFSFLRKLKPRATYKVFHIPLDMSVLWTLLKWPIVNGRNRVGHLHYFMKDTALATLRDSGYEIVDYFYTPCGIELPNLSVLDRCLKLPRKAAFSVHQDLTVRLLGGYSLLVLAK
- a CDS encoding MFS transporter, which codes for MPLLQVLRPTLPILIGASIMLTLSMGLRQSLGIFMQPLTHDIHISISDFTLALAVQNLAWGFLQPLAGAMTVRYGFRPIMIVGSLMYIAGLVLMATANGLVSIMIGAGVLIGTSLACTAAAIAMSVAARAVPETVRSTVLGIVSGAGSLGALLSAPIGQMLNEGFGWRVGLAGFVIMSVLMIPAAWYAGRVDRIPLPKPAADDIGDATAAIAARTAFGNASFVVMTCAYLVCGMQLVFLTTHLPSYLAICGLDPMLSAQTLGMIGGFNVLGSLFFGWAGQRWNKLALLGAIYILRSLALAWYFMLPATPFSTLLFGAIMGFLWMGVGPLVAGAVAEMFGLRWQAMIQGLAFMSHQIGSFLGAYGGGVLYDALGSYTMAWRIGVALGLAGGIVQVAFALIRPSQPPAPVLKAA
- a CDS encoding TetR/AcrR family transcriptional regulator, translated to MAPPPAPQTMKERILQTADKLFYLQGIRAIGVDTIAAEIGISKRTLYNHFPSKDALIAAYLERRFVHARPSDRPPAEQILATFDSLERRFAAKDFRGCPFVNAVAELGPTDRAVKKIAIAFKESRRIWFRDRLSELGVAEADALATQLVLLVDGSIAQDLVRDDPAMARAAKEAAIVLLRNAGVDVGDGAPKPVKGRKRAPQ
- a CDS encoding AraC family transcriptional regulator, coding for MRPRNREGRTSEVRMNRISFTSDQLPAHLGDAARFAHWHEQFEALTCCVDYSRFEDCAFRARFQFAQFSDLRVALFDGTLKRFSRSASAIARGPDDDFCLLLNRGTAPLQLSQFGREATAGAGGAFVGTNGAAAEMMVAAPGEWATVTIARDRLLQLVPRADDLMARPLDPGQPALRHLKRYLESVLDPDEIGTDPDLDRHIGTTVLDIVALALGAGRDAAEIATLRGLRAARLHEILAEIRASFTNPAFSPRCLAQKIGLSPRYIQALLHETGTSFTERVLELRLQKARTALMSRHHGRLKVSEIAYACGFNDISYFNQAFRRRFGASPSQFRGSA
- a CDS encoding PleD family two-component system response regulator translates to MSARILVVDDVPANVKLLEARLSAEYFDVMTASNGTEALAICARAECDIILLDVMMPDMDGFEVCRRLKTDPATHHIPVVMVTALDSPSDRNRGLEAGADDFLTKPVSDVVLIARVRSLTRLKMMTDELRMRAITSLEIGMQAPERSAVADTGKGGRILLVDDRQSSYERLATILAAEHTIDVEPNPTEALFHAAEGNYDLLIVSLDLNNFDGLRLCSQARSLERTRHVPILAIADPENSTRLLRGLEIGVNDYLLRPIDKTELLARARTQIRRRRYTDHLRDNVQNSIEMAITDALTGLHNRRYMESHLATLAEQASTRGKPLALMILDIDYFKSINDNYGHDAGDDVLREFAVRVRKSIRGIDLACRYGGEEFVIVMPETDLHVAGMVAERLRRSIAGEPFAVHKGSKRIEVTISIGLTTLEQKGEAVADVLKRADTALYRAKHDGRNRVVSQAA
- a CDS encoding response regulator, with protein sequence MAKTVLIVEDNELNMKLFRDLLEAHGYQTSGTSNGYEALDLVRKMRPDLVLMDIQLPQVSGLEVTRWIKDDPELRAIPVVAVTAFAMKGDEERIREGGCEAYLSKPISVGKFIETVRRFIG
- a CDS encoding DUF3572 domain-containing protein, with protein sequence MKKPVHNPREVAEIVAIQALSFVASEPERLGLFLAETGVGPETLRNAASDPNFLLSVLDFVMRDDATVKAFAATAELHPTNVAAARQVLGDALGDPNWERDVP
- a CDS encoding DNA polymerase IV, translated to MTTPDPAGPRCFCRDCSADLDVDVQKPGVRRCSACGSPRLIRHRALAGLTIAHIDCDAFYATVEKRDNPDIADKPVIIGGGKRGVVSAACYIARTYGVRSAMPMFKALEACPHAMVIPPDMAKYVRVGREVRQAMQALTPLVEPLSIDEAFLDLSGTERVHGMIPAKVLARFAREVERDIGISVSVGLSCNKFLAKIASDLDKPRGFAALDQEEARTMLAEKPVGFIFGVGPATQERLVQRGFRIIADLQKADEIEMMRQFPSDGRRLWRLARGIDDRRVEPDRGAKTISSETTFETDIRDFATLEKILWRLCEKTSSRLKSSELAGCTVTLKLKTADFRQRTRSQSIAAPTQLAAKIFSICREMLAKEIDGTAFRLMGAGVSALREGSPADDTDMLDRRAAHAERAVDSLRKKFGNAAVIRGIAYEGPEKAQE